One region of Microbacterium sp. M28 genomic DNA includes:
- a CDS encoding UDP-N-acetylmuramoyl-tripeptide--D-alanyl-D-alanine ligase: MIALSLAEIAAVLKGELHPFGDHTPESVVDGVVDTDSRQMGRGAIFVAKPGATTDGHAFVGQAAEQGASLAIVERVVDAPITQIVVADAVGALADLAREVVARVRALGRLRIVGITGSNGKTTTKNMLARILEGEGATVAPINSYNNEVGAPVTMLRVTEDTAFLVSEFGASAPGRIAHLAGLVEPDLSIVLMVGMAHAGGFGGIEATAKAKAELITATRNGGTSVLNVDDPRVAAMRPAAEQRGITVIGFGQGASADVRARDVEVSASGTRCVIEADDASFPLSLQVLGAHHISNALAAIAAARALGVPTATAIERVQTLKIAERWRMQPMGNDEVRIINDAYNASPDSMAAALRTLAQITGPDERTVAVLGAMSELGEDAGEEHDRIGLLAVRLNIQRIVVVGPEARRLYISAIGEGSWDSEAVHLPDQDSAFEYLKNELRAGDRVLVKSSNSVGLRHLGDRLGELFS; this comes from the coding sequence ATGATCGCCCTGTCCCTCGCCGAGATCGCCGCTGTCCTGAAGGGCGAGCTGCATCCCTTCGGCGACCACACCCCCGAGAGCGTCGTGGACGGAGTCGTCGACACCGACTCGCGGCAGATGGGTCGAGGGGCGATCTTCGTGGCCAAGCCCGGTGCGACGACCGACGGGCACGCCTTCGTCGGCCAGGCCGCCGAGCAGGGGGCATCGCTCGCGATCGTGGAACGCGTCGTCGACGCCCCGATCACGCAGATCGTCGTGGCGGATGCCGTCGGAGCGCTTGCCGACCTCGCCCGCGAGGTCGTGGCGCGCGTCAGGGCGCTCGGCCGGCTCCGCATCGTGGGAATCACCGGCTCGAACGGCAAGACCACGACGAAGAACATGCTCGCCCGCATCCTCGAGGGCGAAGGGGCGACCGTCGCACCCATCAACTCGTACAACAACGAGGTCGGCGCGCCCGTGACCATGCTGCGGGTCACCGAGGACACCGCGTTCCTGGTCAGCGAGTTCGGTGCGAGCGCACCGGGCCGGATCGCGCACCTGGCAGGACTCGTCGAACCCGATCTGTCGATCGTGCTGATGGTCGGCATGGCTCACGCCGGCGGCTTCGGCGGCATCGAGGCCACGGCTAAGGCCAAGGCCGAGCTGATCACCGCGACGAGGAACGGCGGAACCAGCGTCCTGAACGTGGACGACCCCCGCGTCGCGGCCATGCGTCCGGCGGCAGAGCAACGCGGCATCACCGTGATCGGCTTCGGCCAAGGCGCGAGCGCCGACGTCCGCGCCCGCGACGTCGAGGTCTCGGCATCCGGAACCCGTTGCGTGATCGAGGCCGACGACGCGTCGTTCCCCCTGTCGCTCCAGGTCCTCGGAGCACATCACATCTCGAACGCCCTGGCCGCGATCGCGGCAGCACGGGCGCTGGGCGTGCCGACGGCGACCGCCATCGAGCGCGTGCAGACGCTGAAGATCGCGGAGCGCTGGCGCATGCAGCCGATGGGCAACGACGAGGTGCGCATCATCAACGACGCGTACAACGCCAGCCCCGACTCGATGGCGGCCGCGCTGCGCACCCTCGCGCAGATCACCGGACCGGACGAGCGCACCGTCGCGGTCCTCGGCGCGATGAGCGAGCTGGGCGAGGATGCGGGGGAGGAGCACGACCGGATCGGGCTGCTCGCCGTGCGGCTCAACATCCAGCGCATCGTCGTCGTCGGCCCGGAGGCGAGGCGTCTGTACATCTCCGCCATCGGGGAGGGGTCCTGGGACAGCGAGGCGGTTCATCTGCCCGACCAGGACTCCGCTTTCGAGTACCTGAAGAACGAGCTGCGCGCGGGGGACCGCGTGCTCGTGAAG